In a single window of the Streptacidiphilus sp. P02-A3a genome:
- the mgrA gene encoding L-glyceraldehyde 3-phosphate reductase — MIPAPYRAAENRYDSESPTMAYRRTGRSGLKLPEISLGLWHNFGDDKPLETQRAILRRAFDLGVTHFDLANNYGPPYGAAEANFGRHLAADFRPYRDELVISTKAGYDMWPGPYGEWGSRKYLTASLDQSLTRMGLDYVDVFYSHRFDPETPLEETMGALASAVQQGKALYVGISSYNAENTRKAAAILRDLGVPLLIHQPSYSMLNRWIEDDGLLDVLAEEGAGCIGFAPLAQGLLTDRYLHGIPADSRAAQGKSLDPAALTEQTLFKLRALNDIAAKRGQSLAQLALKWLLRDERMTSALIGASSVAQLEANIASVQGEPLSDEELAEIDRYATDADINIWSASSED, encoded by the coding sequence ATGATCCCAGCCCCCTACCGAGCCGCCGAGAACCGCTACGACAGCGAATCGCCGACGATGGCCTACCGCCGGACCGGCCGCAGCGGGCTGAAGCTGCCCGAGATCTCGCTCGGCCTGTGGCACAACTTCGGTGACGACAAGCCCCTGGAGACCCAGCGGGCGATCCTGCGGCGCGCCTTCGACCTGGGCGTGACCCACTTCGACCTGGCGAACAACTACGGCCCGCCGTACGGCGCGGCCGAGGCCAACTTCGGCCGCCACCTCGCCGCCGACTTCCGCCCCTACCGCGACGAGCTGGTCATCTCGACCAAGGCCGGTTACGACATGTGGCCGGGCCCGTACGGCGAGTGGGGCTCGCGCAAGTACCTGACCGCGAGCCTGGACCAGTCGCTGACCCGGATGGGCCTCGACTACGTCGACGTCTTCTACTCGCACCGGTTCGACCCGGAGACCCCGCTGGAGGAGACGATGGGCGCGCTGGCGTCCGCCGTCCAGCAGGGCAAGGCGCTGTACGTGGGCATCTCCTCCTACAACGCGGAGAACACCCGCAAGGCGGCGGCGATCCTGCGCGACCTCGGGGTGCCGCTGCTGATCCACCAGCCGTCGTACTCGATGCTGAACCGCTGGATCGAGGACGACGGCCTGCTCGACGTGCTGGCCGAGGAGGGCGCGGGCTGCATCGGCTTCGCGCCGCTGGCCCAGGGTTTGCTCACGGACCGCTACCTGCACGGGATCCCGGCCGACTCGCGGGCCGCGCAGGGCAAGTCGCTGGACCCGGCGGCGCTCACCGAGCAGACGCTGTTCAAGCTGCGGGCGCTGAACGACATCGCGGCCAAGCGCGGCCAGTCGCTGGCGCAGCTGGCGCTGAAGTGGCTGCTCCGCGACGAGCGGATGACCTCGGCGCTGATCGGGGCCTCCTCGGTGGCGCAGCTGGAGGCCAACATCGCCTCGGTGCAGGGCGAGCCGCTGAGCGACGAGGAGCTGGCCGAGATCGACCGCTACGCGACCGACGCGGACATCAACATCTGGTCGGCCTCCAGCGAGGACTGA
- a CDS encoding RidA family protein, whose protein sequence is MSKTVVRTEQAPVPVASFSQGVAKGGLLQVAGQVGFLPETGRPVGPGLAEQIEQTLRNVQAVLEAGGSGWADVVMMRVYLTDTAHFAELNAVYDAWFAKALPEGGFPARTTVYVGLPAGLLVEIDALAVTGG, encoded by the coding sequence ATGAGCAAGACCGTCGTACGCACCGAGCAGGCACCCGTGCCCGTGGCCAGTTTCTCCCAGGGCGTGGCCAAGGGCGGCCTGCTCCAGGTCGCGGGCCAGGTCGGCTTCCTGCCGGAGACCGGCCGGCCGGTCGGCCCGGGCCTGGCCGAGCAGATCGAGCAGACCCTGCGCAACGTCCAGGCGGTGCTGGAGGCGGGCGGTTCGGGCTGGGCCGACGTGGTGATGATGCGGGTCTACCTGACCGACACCGCGCACTTCGCCGAGCTGAACGCGGTCTACGACGCCTGGTTCGCCAAGGCGCTGCCGGAGGGCGGCTTCCCGGCCCGGACCACCGTCTACGTCGGCCTCCCGGCCGGGCTGCTGGTGGAGATCGACGCGCTCGCGGTCACCGGCGGCTGA
- a CDS encoding alanine racemase → MDTAALQQLGSTRVDWRFKGLPPRAEGSTVAELAAARANLFTDGFITPVLTLDSDALRHNLELLARWTDAHGLAFAPHGKTPLAPQLYQRQLDLGAWGITAAMPSHLRMYRAFGVPRIFLANELVDAAALAWLAAELDADPDFAFVCYVDSLRGVELMERALTRANARRQVDVVVELGEVGARTGVRDAEQALALAAAVVAAERLRLVGVAGYEGTISNSDGSRREVSDWLARLVGLAHAVDAAGLFADTEQIVVSAGGSEHFDLVADALTAEALDLSRPTLRLLRSGAYVTHDDLHYAEITPLRSAEAEQRLRPALRLWAQVVSCPEPGLALLNAGKRDVPYDLGLPIPSLVRSGEDGGVRAATGLSVRALADQHAFVTVEPGAEPQVGDWVALQLSHPCTAFEKWQLIPEVQADGTVTDYIRTFF, encoded by the coding sequence ATGGACACCGCCGCCCTCCAGCAGCTCGGCAGCACCCGCGTCGACTGGCGCTTCAAGGGGCTGCCGCCCCGCGCCGAGGGATCCACCGTCGCCGAGCTCGCCGCGGCCCGGGCGAACCTGTTCACCGACGGCTTCATCACCCCGGTACTGACTCTGGACTCGGACGCGCTGCGGCACAACCTGGAACTGCTGGCGCGCTGGACCGACGCGCACGGCCTGGCCTTCGCCCCGCACGGCAAGACCCCGCTCGCCCCGCAGCTCTACCAGCGGCAACTCGACCTCGGCGCCTGGGGCATCACCGCCGCCATGCCCTCGCACCTGCGGATGTACCGGGCCTTCGGGGTGCCCCGGATCTTCCTGGCCAACGAGCTGGTCGACGCCGCCGCGCTGGCCTGGCTGGCCGCCGAGCTCGACGCCGACCCCGACTTCGCGTTCGTCTGCTACGTGGACTCGCTGCGCGGCGTCGAGCTGATGGAGCGCGCACTGACCCGGGCGAACGCCCGGCGGCAGGTGGACGTGGTGGTCGAGCTGGGCGAGGTCGGCGCCCGCACCGGCGTCCGCGACGCCGAGCAGGCGCTCGCGCTGGCCGCGGCGGTGGTCGCCGCCGAGCGGCTGCGGCTGGTCGGCGTCGCCGGGTACGAGGGCACCATCAGCAACTCCGACGGCAGCCGCCGCGAGGTCTCCGACTGGCTGGCGCGGCTGGTCGGGCTGGCGCACGCGGTGGACGCGGCCGGGCTGTTCGCCGACACCGAGCAGATCGTGGTCAGCGCGGGCGGCAGCGAGCACTTCGACCTGGTCGCCGACGCGCTGACGGCCGAGGCCCTGGACCTCAGCCGTCCGACGCTGCGGCTGCTGCGCAGCGGCGCCTACGTCACCCACGACGACCTGCACTACGCGGAGATCACCCCGCTGCGCTCGGCCGAGGCCGAGCAGCGGCTGCGCCCGGCGCTGCGGCTGTGGGCGCAGGTGGTCTCCTGCCCGGAGCCGGGCCTGGCCCTGCTCAACGCCGGGAAGCGGGACGTCCCCTACGACCTCGGACTGCCGATCCCGTCGCTGGTGCGCTCCGGCGAGGACGGCGGCGTCCGCGCGGCCACCGGGCTCAGCGTCCGGGCGCTGGCCGACCAGCACGCCTTCGTCACCGTCGAGCCCGGGGCCGAGCCGCAGGTGGGCGACTGGGTGGCGCTCCAGCTGTCGCACCCCTGCACCGCCTTCGAGAAGTGGCAGCTGATCCCGGAAGTCCAGGCCGACGGGACGGTCACCGACTACATCCGCACCTTCTTCTGA
- a CDS encoding chitinase: MRSPRRAAGTVTACATALGLGLAGLVAFTGGANAATASNLVVNPGFETGSLANWNCDAGTGSVVTSPVHSGSYALAGAASSSDDAQCTQTISVQPSSTYSLSAWVQGSYVYLGTSGDGTTDVSTWSSNSAWNQLSTSFTTGASTTSVTVYLHGWYGQGTYYADDVALTGAAGSSPSPTASASASPTKSATPTPTASATPTKSASPTASATPTQSATPTPTPTATATNPGGGTTHKHWVTGYWQDFDNGATDQTIAAVNPQYNIIAVAFATADSANDGGITFSLDPTLVSKLGGYTTAQFEADIAAKHAAGDKVVLSIGGQDGTISVGSSTAATNFANSAYALMQQYGFDGVDIDLENGINPTYMSQALESLAAKAGSGFTLTMAPQTIDMLSAGSDYLATALDVKNILTIVNTQYYNSGSMNGCDGGVYSEGSVDFITSLACTAIQAGLSPNQVGIGVPASASAAGSGYVAPSVVENALNCLAKGTNCGTFKPTTLWPTIGGVMTWSTAWDASNGNQFATNEGAFVNAMP, translated from the coding sequence ATGAGATCCCCACGCCGCGCGGCCGGTACTGTCACCGCCTGCGCCACCGCCCTCGGCCTCGGACTCGCCGGGCTGGTCGCCTTCACCGGCGGCGCCAACGCAGCCACTGCCTCCAACCTGGTCGTCAACCCGGGCTTCGAGACCGGCTCGCTGGCCAACTGGAACTGTGACGCCGGCACCGGCAGCGTCGTCACCAGCCCGGTCCACTCCGGCAGCTACGCCCTCGCGGGCGCGGCCTCCAGCAGCGACGACGCGCAGTGCACGCAGACCATCAGCGTGCAGCCGTCCTCCACCTACTCGCTAAGCGCCTGGGTCCAGGGCAGCTACGTCTACCTCGGCACCTCCGGCGACGGCACCACCGACGTCAGCACCTGGTCCAGCAACAGCGCCTGGAACCAGCTGAGCACCTCGTTCACCACCGGTGCCTCCACCACCAGCGTCACCGTCTACCTGCACGGCTGGTACGGGCAGGGCACCTACTACGCGGACGACGTGGCGCTGACCGGCGCGGCCGGCTCCAGCCCCAGCCCGACCGCCTCGGCCTCGGCCTCGCCGACCAAGAGCGCGACGCCGACCCCCACGGCCTCCGCGACCCCGACCAAGAGCGCGTCGCCCACCGCGTCGGCCACGCCGACGCAGAGCGCCACGCCGACCCCCACGCCCACCGCGACCGCCACCAACCCCGGCGGCGGCACCACCCACAAGCACTGGGTGACCGGGTACTGGCAGGACTTCGACAACGGCGCCACGGACCAGACCATCGCCGCCGTCAACCCGCAGTACAACATCATCGCGGTGGCCTTCGCCACGGCCGACTCGGCGAACGACGGCGGGATCACCTTCTCGCTGGACCCGACCCTGGTCAGCAAGCTCGGCGGCTACACCACCGCGCAGTTCGAGGCGGACATCGCCGCGAAGCACGCGGCCGGTGACAAGGTCGTGCTGTCGATCGGCGGCCAGGACGGCACCATCAGCGTCGGCAGCTCCACCGCCGCCACCAACTTCGCCAACAGCGCCTACGCGCTGATGCAGCAGTACGGCTTCGACGGGGTCGACATCGACCTTGAGAACGGCATCAACCCGACCTACATGTCGCAGGCGCTGGAGTCCCTGGCCGCCAAGGCGGGCTCCGGCTTCACCCTGACCATGGCCCCGCAGACCATCGACATGCTGAGCGCCGGCTCGGACTACCTGGCGACCGCGCTGGACGTCAAGAACATCCTGACCATCGTCAACACCCAGTACTACAACTCGGGTTCGATGAACGGCTGTGACGGCGGCGTCTACTCCGAGGGCTCGGTGGACTTCATCACCTCGCTCGCCTGCACCGCGATCCAGGCCGGTCTGAGCCCGAACCAGGTCGGCATCGGCGTCCCCGCCTCGGCCAGTGCGGCCGGCAGCGGCTACGTCGCCCCCAGCGTCGTCGAGAACGCGCTGAACTGCCTGGCCAAGGGCACCAACTGCGGCACCTTCAAGCCGACCACCCTGTGGCCGACCATCGGTGGCGTGATGACCTGGTCCACCGCCTGGGACGCCAGCAACGGCAACCAGTTCGCGACCAACGAGGGCGCCTTCGTCAACGCGATGCCGTAA
- a CDS encoding isoprenyl transferase produces the protein MDLGRLIRRTPVLRQLTYGLYGRRVEAHLDRSSGPRHVGVMLDGNRRWARAAGMSTVDGHQSGADKIPDFLGWCEETGVEVVTLWLLSTDNLSRPQEEVVPLLGIIEQAVRDLVADGRWRVHPVGALDLLPSHTAQVLKEADQATADRTGIVVNVAVGYGGRHEIAEAVRKLLQEQAALGTSVEELAEMIDVEHIARHLYTSGQPDPDLVIRTSGEQRLSGFLLWQSAHSEFYFCEAYWPAFRKVDFLRALRDYAARQRRFGG, from the coding sequence ATGGATCTGGGCAGGCTGATCCGACGCACGCCGGTGCTTCGACAGCTGACGTACGGACTCTATGGCAGGCGGGTCGAGGCGCACCTCGACCGCTCCAGTGGGCCCCGCCATGTCGGTGTGATGCTCGACGGCAACCGGCGCTGGGCGCGTGCGGCCGGAATGTCCACCGTCGACGGGCACCAGAGCGGGGCCGACAAGATCCCCGACTTCCTCGGCTGGTGCGAGGAGACCGGCGTCGAGGTGGTCACCCTGTGGCTGCTCTCCACCGACAACCTCAGCCGTCCGCAGGAGGAGGTCGTGCCGCTGCTCGGGATCATCGAGCAGGCGGTCCGCGACCTGGTGGCCGACGGCCGCTGGCGGGTGCACCCGGTCGGCGCGCTGGACCTGCTGCCCTCGCACACCGCGCAGGTGCTCAAGGAGGCCGACCAGGCCACCGCCGACAGGACCGGGATAGTGGTCAACGTCGCGGTCGGCTACGGCGGCCGCCACGAGATCGCGGAGGCGGTCCGCAAGCTGCTCCAGGAGCAGGCGGCGCTGGGTACCTCGGTGGAGGAACTGGCCGAGATGATCGACGTCGAGCACATCGCCCGCCACCTCTACACCAGCGGCCAGCCCGACCCGGACCTGGTCATCCGGACCTCCGGCGAGCAGCGGCTCTCCGGCTTCCTGCTCTGGCAGAGCGCGCACTCGGAGTTCTACTTCTGCGAGGCGTACTGGCCGGCCTTCCGCAAGGTCGACTTCCTGCGGGCGCTGCGCGACTACGCCGCCCGGCAGCGCCGCTTCGGCGGCTGA
- a CDS encoding amidohydrolase family protein, which yields MELVLRGALVVDGTGGEPYRADAVVRDGRITALHREGDPGPRPGAVPAAGRVVDADGLALAPGFIDMHAHSDLALLTDPGHQAKAAQGVTLEVLGQDGLSYAPVDDRTLAGLRDQLAGWNGEPEGLDWSWRSVGEYLDRLDAGPGGQGLAVNAAYLVPHGTLRALVLGWEDRPATAAELLRMRELLAQGLAEGAVGLSAGLTYSPGMYAGTDELVELCRTVAAFDGYFCPHHRSYGAGALAAYAETIDIARRSGCALHLAHATMNFEVNRGRAGELLALLDAAADVDLTLDSYPYLPGSTTLAALLPGWATAGGPEQTLRRLADPAARAAIQDAMEVHGSDGCHGVVADWTTVQVSGVRSAELRSAVGLTVAQLAERERESGFDAFVGLLRRDALGTTILQHVGHEENVRAIMRHRAHTGGSDGLLTGDRPHPRAYGTFPRYLGHYVREQGVLGLAECVEHLSARPARRLRLADRGLVRTGYRADLVLFDPGAVAAGSSYERPRSTPSGIPYVLVDGVPVIDDHRRTEATPGRAVRRTTPGPRPDRAPRRRAAAPP from the coding sequence ATGGAGCTGGTGCTGCGCGGCGCGCTGGTGGTGGACGGCACCGGCGGCGAGCCGTACCGGGCGGACGCGGTGGTCCGGGACGGGCGGATCACCGCCCTCCACCGCGAGGGCGATCCGGGGCCGCGCCCGGGCGCCGTACCCGCCGCCGGGCGGGTCGTCGACGCCGACGGCCTGGCCCTCGCGCCCGGCTTCATCGACATGCACGCGCACTCCGACCTGGCCCTGCTCACCGACCCCGGGCACCAGGCCAAGGCCGCCCAGGGCGTCACCCTGGAGGTCCTCGGCCAGGACGGGCTCTCCTACGCCCCGGTCGACGACCGCACCCTGGCCGGGCTGCGCGACCAGCTCGCGGGCTGGAACGGCGAGCCCGAGGGCCTGGACTGGTCCTGGCGGAGCGTCGGCGAGTACCTGGACCGGCTGGACGCGGGCCCCGGCGGGCAGGGCCTGGCCGTGAACGCCGCCTACCTGGTCCCGCACGGCACGCTGCGGGCGCTGGTGCTGGGCTGGGAGGACCGCCCGGCCACCGCCGCCGAGCTGCTGCGGATGCGCGAGCTGCTGGCCCAGGGGCTGGCCGAGGGCGCGGTCGGGCTGTCCGCCGGGCTCACCTACTCCCCCGGCATGTACGCGGGCACCGACGAACTGGTCGAGCTGTGCCGCACGGTGGCCGCGTTCGACGGCTACTTCTGCCCGCACCACCGCTCGTACGGCGCGGGCGCGCTGGCCGCCTACGCGGAGACCATCGACATCGCCCGGCGCTCCGGCTGCGCCCTGCACCTGGCCCACGCCACCATGAACTTCGAGGTCAACCGGGGCCGGGCCGGGGAACTGCTGGCGCTGCTGGACGCGGCGGCGGACGTGGACCTGACCCTGGACAGCTACCCCTACCTGCCGGGCTCGACCACGCTGGCCGCGCTGCTGCCCGGCTGGGCCACCGCCGGCGGCCCGGAGCAGACGCTGCGGCGGCTGGCCGACCCGGCGGCCCGCGCGGCGATCCAGGACGCGATGGAGGTCCACGGCTCCGACGGCTGCCACGGCGTGGTCGCCGACTGGACGACGGTGCAGGTCAGCGGCGTCCGCTCGGCCGAGCTGCGGTCGGCCGTCGGCCTGACCGTGGCGCAACTGGCGGAGCGCGAGCGGGAGTCCGGTTTCGACGCCTTCGTCGGGCTGCTGCGCCGGGACGCGCTGGGCACGACCATCCTGCAGCACGTCGGGCACGAGGAGAACGTCCGGGCGATCATGCGCCATCGGGCGCACACCGGCGGCAGCGACGGCCTGCTCACCGGCGACCGGCCGCACCCGCGCGCGTACGGGACCTTCCCGCGCTACCTCGGGCACTACGTGCGCGAGCAGGGGGTGCTCGGGCTGGCCGAGTGCGTCGAGCACCTGAGCGCCCGGCCCGCCCGGCGACTGCGGCTGGCCGACCGGGGCCTGGTCCGCACCGGTTACCGGGCCGACCTGGTGCTGTTCGACCCGGGCGCGGTCGCCGCCGGGTCCAGCTACGAGCGGCCCCGCAGCACGCCCAGCGGAATCCCGTACGTGCTGGTCGACGGCGTGCCGGTGATCGACGACCACCGGCGCACCGAGGCGACCCCGGGGCGCGCGGTGCGCCGCACTACGCCGGGACCACGTCCAGATCGTGCACCCCGCCGCCGGGCAGCGGCGCCACCGTGA
- a CDS encoding PhoH family protein, translating into MVSSKSRRSSHDRRTYVLDTSVLLADPVAMTRFEEHEVVLPVVVVTELEAKRHHPELGYFARQALRLLDDFRVRYGRLDAPIPVGEIGGTIRVELNHTDPSVLPAGYRLGDSDSRILAVARNLQAEGYDVTVVSKDLPMRVKASSVGLLAEEYRAELAITSGWTGMQELAVSGEQIDSLFGATDHGVSGLDLPEARDLPVHTGLVLTSERGKALGRVTADGRVRLVRGDREAFGLRGRSAEQRIALDLLLDPDIGIISMGGRAGTGKSALALCAGLESVLERRQHRKVMVFRPLYAVGGQELGYLPGSESEKMSPWAQAVFDTLSAVTTPDVIEEVLSRGMLEVLPLTHIRGRSLHDAFVIVDEAQSLERNVLLTVLSRIGQGSRVVLTHDVAQRDNLRVGRYDGVVAVVEKLKGHPLFAHITLTRSERSAIAALVTEMLEDIPG; encoded by the coding sequence GTGGTCAGCTCGAAGAGCCGCCGGAGTTCGCATGACCGGCGCACGTACGTCCTCGACACCAGCGTGCTGCTGGCCGACCCGGTCGCGATGACCCGCTTCGAGGAGCACGAAGTCGTGCTCCCGGTGGTCGTGGTGACCGAGCTGGAGGCCAAGCGGCACCATCCGGAACTCGGGTACTTCGCCCGGCAGGCGCTGCGCCTGCTGGACGACTTCCGGGTCCGGTACGGCCGTCTCGACGCCCCCATCCCGGTGGGCGAGATCGGTGGCACGATCCGGGTCGAGCTGAACCACACGGATCCGTCCGTCCTCCCGGCCGGGTACCGGCTGGGCGACAGCGACAGCCGCATCCTGGCGGTCGCCCGCAACCTCCAGGCCGAGGGCTACGACGTCACCGTCGTCTCCAAGGACCTGCCGATGCGGGTCAAGGCCAGCTCGGTCGGGCTGCTGGCGGAGGAGTACCGGGCCGAGCTCGCGATCACCTCCGGCTGGACCGGGATGCAGGAGCTCGCGGTCTCCGGGGAGCAGATCGACTCGCTGTTCGGCGCCACCGACCACGGCGTCAGCGGCCTCGACCTGCCCGAGGCGCGGGACCTGCCGGTGCACACCGGCCTGGTGCTCACCTCCGAGCGCGGCAAGGCGCTGGGCCGGGTCACCGCGGACGGCCGGGTGCGGCTGGTGCGCGGCGACCGTGAGGCGTTCGGACTGCGCGGACGCAGCGCCGAGCAGCGGATCGCGCTGGACCTGCTGCTCGACCCCGACATTGGGATCATCTCGATGGGTGGCCGGGCGGGTACCGGCAAGTCGGCGCTGGCCCTCTGCGCGGGCCTGGAGTCGGTGCTGGAGCGCCGCCAGCACCGCAAGGTGATGGTCTTCCGGCCGCTGTACGCGGTGGGCGGGCAGGAGCTCGGCTACCTGCCCGGCTCCGAGTCGGAGAAGATGAGCCCCTGGGCCCAGGCGGTCTTCGACACGCTCTCGGCGGTGACCACCCCGGACGTCATCGAGGAGGTGCTGTCCCGGGGCATGCTGGAGGTGCTGCCGCTGACCCACATCCGGGGCCGTTCCCTGCACGACGCCTTCGTGATCGTCGACGAGGCCCAGTCCCTGGAGCGCAACGTCCTGCTGACGGTGCTCTCCCGGATCGGCCAGGGCTCCCGGGTGGTGCTCACCCACGACGTGGCGCAGCGTGACAACCTGCGGGTGGGCCGGTACGACGGGGTGGTGGCGGTGGTGGAGAAGCTCAAGGGTCACCCGCTGTTCGCGCACATCACCCTGACGCGTTCGGAGCGCTCGGCCATCGCGGCCCTGGTCACCGAGATGCTGGAGGACATCCCCGGCTGA
- a CDS encoding lytic transglycosylase domain-containing protein, producing MNRISVRGVAVASATAVTAVGAVVGVAHGAPASAATAPDVAGSTLLADVPSGVEAQTVSDDISMQANAQQAAATAAQQKAADQAARVAAANAATAKSNAEKAEAAKAAAIARVKAAAQAAAQANAQAAAAREAAASTQLAQTYAPGSVQSMAESIIGNATQFQCFSNIVTRESGWDYTATNASSGAYGLVQALPGSKMASAGADWRTDPATQIRWGLGYMDSRYGSPCGAWSFWQANSWY from the coding sequence GTGAACCGGATCTCGGTTCGAGGTGTGGCTGTGGCCTCCGCCACCGCCGTCACTGCTGTCGGAGCCGTGGTCGGTGTCGCCCATGGCGCTCCGGCGTCGGCCGCCACCGCGCCCGATGTCGCAGGCAGCACTCTCCTTGCCGACGTCCCCTCCGGTGTGGAGGCGCAGACCGTCAGCGACGACATCAGCATGCAGGCCAATGCCCAGCAGGCGGCTGCCACCGCCGCTCAGCAGAAGGCCGCTGATCAGGCCGCTCGCGTTGCCGCTGCCAATGCCGCCACGGCCAAGTCCAACGCGGAGAAGGCGGAAGCCGCCAAGGCCGCCGCCATCGCCAGGGTCAAGGCCGCCGCTCAGGCTGCTGCCCAGGCCAACGCCCAGGCCGCCGCCGCCCGCGAGGCCGCCGCCTCCACGCAGCTGGCGCAGACGTACGCCCCGGGCTCGGTCCAGTCGATGGCCGAGTCGATCATCGGCAACGCCACGCAGTTCCAGTGCTTCAGCAACATCGTCACCCGCGAGAGCGGCTGGGACTACACCGCGACCAACGCCTCCTCCGGCGCGTACGGCCTGGTCCAGGCGCTGCCCGGGTCGAAGATGGCCTCGGCGGGCGCTGACTGGCGGACCGACCCGGCCACGCAGATACGGTGGGGCCTCGGCTACATGGACTCGCGCTACGGCAGCCCCTGCGGTGCCTGGTCCTTCTGGCAGGCGAACAGCTGGTACTAG
- a CDS encoding cellulase family glycosylhydrolase — protein MAGRLRRWLVGLVVIACAAGLLAAVGPTPSGRGPWQERFITDSQGRAIFLYGLNTSADAASTADGMPWIKKSDVSAEYNLLGTDFVRYLISWQQIEPEPGQFNQTYLAQVAQRVSWYQQQGYHVLLDMEQNLYGPALGGSGAPPWATDSGGLAVSPQTPPELTYDQPGVVHAFDEFWGTRTDHPEYQQQYLAAWTTVARYFAKNTAVIGYDLMSQPWGGSLQGPAFEAGPLARFYQKAINAIRTVDSAHWLFVEPEAVPTDWGLPSALPELSDPRPGQPEIGYAPQLYPQPMDDDGSYTGSASFLTDRELASWEVQVERTAQRLDAPVLLGSWTANDPDPYAHLYIDKVQQLLDQMMIGEAYWSSDPGTGSIWTAKGKPTDLSTVIGTAYPRAIAGQPVTFSYDKPTLDLNVQWTDKPGVTGSTDLYLPPTDFPNGGQITLNGHYTSKWNATTHILSITVAPLPGGGVHDLDVVPA, from the coding sequence ATGGCGGGACGGCTGCGGCGTTGGCTGGTCGGGCTGGTAGTGATCGCCTGTGCGGCAGGACTGCTGGCGGCCGTCGGGCCGACGCCCTCGGGCCGGGGTCCCTGGCAGGAACGATTCATCACCGACTCCCAGGGTCGGGCGATCTTCCTCTACGGACTCAACACCTCGGCGGACGCGGCCAGCACCGCCGACGGAATGCCGTGGATCAAGAAGTCCGACGTCAGCGCCGAATACAACCTGCTGGGCACGGACTTCGTGCGCTATCTGATCTCCTGGCAGCAGATCGAGCCGGAGCCGGGCCAGTTCAACCAGACGTACCTGGCCCAGGTCGCGCAGCGGGTCTCCTGGTACCAGCAGCAGGGCTACCACGTGCTGCTCGACATGGAGCAGAACCTCTACGGCCCGGCGCTCGGCGGCAGCGGCGCCCCGCCCTGGGCCACCGACAGCGGCGGGCTCGCGGTCTCCCCGCAGACGCCGCCGGAGCTGACCTACGATCAGCCCGGCGTGGTGCACGCCTTCGACGAGTTCTGGGGCACCCGGACCGACCACCCCGAGTACCAGCAGCAGTACCTCGCCGCCTGGACCACCGTCGCCAGGTACTTCGCCAAGAACACCGCCGTCATCGGCTACGACCTGATGAGCCAGCCCTGGGGCGGCTCGTTGCAGGGTCCGGCGTTCGAGGCGGGCCCGCTGGCGCGGTTCTACCAGAAGGCGATCAACGCGATCCGTACCGTCGACAGCGCGCACTGGCTGTTCGTCGAGCCGGAGGCGGTGCCCACCGACTGGGGGCTGCCCAGCGCGCTGCCGGAGCTCAGCGACCCGCGCCCGGGCCAGCCGGAGATCGGCTACGCGCCGCAGCTGTACCCGCAGCCGATGGACGACGACGGCAGCTACACCGGCTCCGCCTCCTTCCTGACCGACCGGGAGCTGGCCTCCTGGGAGGTCCAGGTGGAGCGCACGGCCCAGCGGCTGGACGCGCCGGTGCTGCTCGGATCCTGGACCGCCAACGACCCCGACCCCTACGCCCACCTCTACATCGACAAGGTGCAGCAGCTGCTGGACCAGATGATGATCGGCGAGGCGTACTGGTCCAGTGACCCGGGTACCGGGTCGATCTGGACGGCCAAGGGCAAGCCGACCGACCTGAGCACGGTCATCGGTACCGCCTACCCGCGCGCCATCGCCGGCCAGCCGGTGACCTTCAGCTACGACAAGCCCACGCTGGACCTGAACGTCCAGTGGACGGACAAGCCGGGCGTCACCGGCAGCACCGACCTCTACCTGCCGCCGACCGACTTCCCCAACGGCGGCCAGATCACCCTCAACGGCCACTACACCAGCAAGTGGAACGCGACCACGCACATCCTGTCGATCACGGTGGCGCCGCTGCCCGGCGGCGGGGTGCACGATCTGGACGTGGTCCCGGCGTAG